ACCAGAAATTCTCCCCGTTTCGCGTGCCAGTCGAAGTAGCTTGAGGCCAGCTCGGGCTCTTCGGCCAGATCGCGGACCTCGGGCTCGAACCGTTCGATCAGGCCCCTCGGATACGGCACGAGCTGGCAGATCGGCTCCCCTTCGTAAAAGGTCACCGTCTCATAAGGGCGTGTCAGCTTCCAGTTCATGGTGAAGGGGGCCGGGGTCCAGTCTGTCTCGACCAGTCCTTCGAGCGCCTGGATGCCGTCCTTCACGATGTTCGCCGGCCCTTTAACCCAGAGGTTGTACCCGGCGCTCGTCCGAAAGAGGTACGGCAGCTGGAACGTGATCACCCCCTCGCCAAAGTGGCTCTCGACGACCGACTCGGGGCCAAACGCCGCCGAGAAGCCGTGCTGCCCGTGCGGAACGAGGATCTGGATGTCGGTCGCCGCCGGGCCTCCGTTCCACATCAGGCTGAACGTGATCGGATTGCGCACCAGCCAGCCCGCCTGGTTCGCCATCACCAGCGGCAGGCATCGATAGGCAAACCGGCCGGCCGATTCGTCCATCCATCGCCGTCGCGGAGGCGCCGGGAACAGCGCCAGCTCAACCGGCCCATACCGTTCAAA
The Tautonia marina genome window above contains:
- a CDS encoding DUF6065 family protein produces the protein MDGDHPSQGKGDDRLKIVAFERYGPVELALFPAPPRRRWMDESAGRFAYRCLPLVMANQAGWLVRNPITFSLMWNGGPAATDIQILVPHGQHGFSAAFGPESVVESHFGEGVITFQLPYLFRTSAGYNLWVKGPANIVKDGIQALEGLVETDWTPAPFTMNWKLTRPYETVTFYEGEPICQLVPYPRGLIERFEPEVRDLAEEPELASSYFDWHAKRGEFLVDRGVPGSEANRKDWQKDYYRGQFPAGDRAEEHQTALGTAAFIRHEGSAGGSIAKGPHPRPSSTAIPQGGCPMSRGVSPKPTTDPSSTEERG